The following DNA comes from Myxococcota bacterium.
ATCGCATACGAGACGTTCGCGTGGGCCGGGAATGACATCGGTCGGCAGAATCTCGCGCTCTCTCATCCTTGTCAAGCCACTGTGTGCTATGGATCGCGGCGGGATGATGCTGCGCCTCGAGTCTCTGATGCGCGCATGCTGCACGAACACGCGCGGGTTCGCGCTCTGCGCGCTGGTGCTGCTGTGCGCCTTCGCGCTGCCGCTCTGGCTCGGCCTCGGCACCGATCCGACCGGCCGGATCAGCGAGCAGCGCTGTGTCCTGGTCGTGAAGGGCATGGTCGAGAGCGGCGACTGGCTCGTGCCGCGGCTCGACGACATCATCCGGCTGCAGAAGCCGCCGCTCTTCTACTGGGCCGGCGCGAGCGTGGCCACGTTCGTGCACGACACGCATCCGTGGAGCGTGCGCGCGGTGTCCGCCTGCGCGGCGCTCGGGCTCGCGGCGGTGGTGCTCGCATGGGGCCGTTCCTTGGGTGGACCGGCCTTCGGGCTGATCGCCGTCGGCGTGCTCGTCGCCATGCAGCAGATCACCTCGTCCGGCCGGCGGGGCGACGCCGAGATGCTGCTCGCGCTGCTCTCGACTGCGGCGCTCTTCGCCTTCGACCGCGCCGACTCACGCCGGCCACGGCCGCCGCTCGCGCCGTTCGCGCTGCTGGCAGGCCTGGCGTTCCTGACCAAGGGCACCGCCATCGCCTTCTCGATCGCCGCGCCGATCGCCGTGCAGCTCGCCTTGCGCCGCGAGCTGCGCGTGCTGCTGGAGCGGCGCGTGCTCGTGTGCTTCGCGGCGATCGCCGCGATCGGGCTCTCGTGGTACGTGGCCGTGCTGGTCAGCGTGCCCGGCGCACTCACTTCCTTTCTCGACGCGCTGATGCTTCCGCTGGGCAGCCAGGAGAGCCGCAGCGGCTCGGCCCACTACAAGCCGTTCTGGTGGTTTCTCGTGGCGCTGCCGGTGCGCGCCGCGCCCGCGAGCCTGCTGCTGCCGTTCGTGATCTGGCAGCTCTGGCGCACGCGGCTCTACCGCGACGACCCGCGGCGGCGCTTCGCCGCGCTCGCGTTCCTGGCGCCGTTCGTCGCCTTCTCGGCGCTGCCGCAGAAGCAGAAGCACTACACGTTGTCCATGCTGCCCGGCCTCGCGCTGTGCTCGGCCGACGCGGTGATCGCGGCCGCGCGCGAGCTCTGGCCACGCTTCTCGCTGGCGCTGCGCGCGCTGGGCGCCCCGCTGGCGGCGCTGGGCGCAGCGGTGGTGGTGTGGTGCGCGCTGTTCTACGTGTGGGTCGAGTCACTCGCGCCCGCGACGGCGATCGCCGCCGCCGTGCTGCCGCTGGCGCTGTTCACGCTGGCGGGCCTGGCCGCGCTGGGCGCGCGGCCGGCGCTCTTCGGCGCAGCCTGGATCGTGGCCTTCCTGCTCGCGCTCGCCGTGGGCCGCGGGCTGGTCGAGCCGCGGCTCGAGTACTACGCCGCCAACTACCGGCAGCTTCCGATCGGCGAGCAGGAGCAGCTCGTCTACGCCTCGCGGCAACACCCGTGGTTCGCCAAGCAGCTGTTTGCGCTGCTCGACGCGGTCGGCGACGACGACAACTAGCTAGTGGTCGTCGCGCGCGCCCAC
Coding sequences within:
- a CDS encoding glycosyltransferase family 39 protein, whose amino-acid sequence is MMLRLESLMRACCTNTRGFALCALVLLCAFALPLWLGLGTDPTGRISEQRCVLVVKGMVESGDWLVPRLDDIIRLQKPPLFYWAGASVATFVHDTHPWSVRAVSACAALGLAAVVLAWGRSLGGPAFGLIAVGVLVAMQQITSSGRRGDAEMLLALLSTAALFAFDRADSRRPRPPLAPFALLAGLAFLTKGTAIAFSIAAPIAVQLALRRELRVLLERRVLVCFAAIAAIGLSWYVAVLVSVPGALTSFLDALMLPLGSQESRSGSAHYKPFWWFLVALPVRAAPASLLLPFVIWQLWRTRLYRDDPRRRFAALAFLAPFVAFSALPQKQKHYTLSMLPGLALCSADAVIAAARELWPRFSLALRALGAPLAALGAAVVVWCALFYVWVESLAPATAIAAAVLPLALFTLAGLAALGARPALFGAAWIVAFLLALAVGRGLVEPRLEYYAANYRQLPIGEQEQLVYASRQHPWFAKQLFALLDAVGDDDN